From Streptomyces sp. NBC_01460, a single genomic window includes:
- a CDS encoding copper homeostasis protein CutC: MSNRAVLEVIALDAEDAVAAQEGGADRLELVTDMAADGLTPPLAVFEEIRAAVDIPLRVMLRVADGFAAGDIGVLVDKARALRAAGAEEFVLGFLDEGGHADLVAVERLVAELDGRPWTFHRAIDRAADRDVLRKHLADLPGLDTYLTAGSPRGVDDGMETLLAEAAHADLPGYEPQIMVGGGLRLDHLPRLRDAGIEAFHIGGAARPGGWDGPVDAGAVREWRTALDS, encoded by the coding sequence ATGAGCAACCGTGCAGTCCTGGAGGTGATCGCTCTCGACGCCGAGGACGCGGTCGCGGCGCAGGAGGGCGGTGCTGACCGCCTCGAACTGGTCACCGACATGGCGGCCGACGGCCTGACGCCCCCGCTCGCGGTCTTCGAGGAGATCCGGGCCGCCGTCGACATCCCGCTGAGGGTCATGCTCAGGGTCGCGGACGGATTCGCCGCGGGTGACATCGGTGTCCTCGTGGACAAGGCCCGCGCGCTGCGCGCCGCGGGCGCCGAGGAATTCGTCCTCGGCTTCCTCGACGAGGGCGGCCACGCCGACCTGGTGGCCGTCGAGCGCCTCGTCGCCGAGCTCGACGGCCGCCCCTGGACCTTCCACCGCGCCATCGACCGCGCCGCCGACCGTGACGTGCTGCGCAAGCACCTCGCCGACCTGCCGGGGCTGGACACCTACCTCACGGCGGGCTCGCCGCGCGGCGTCGACGACGGCATGGAGACGCTGCTCGCCGAAGCGGCGCACGCGGACCTGCCCGGCTACGAACCGCAGATCATGGTGGGCGGCGGCCTGCGCCTGGACCACCTGCCGCGTCTGCGCGACGCGGGCATCGAGGCCTTCCACATCGGAGGGGCGGCCCGCCCGGGCGGCTGGGACGGTCCGGTGGACGCCGGGGCGGTACGGGAGTGGCGTACGGCGCTCGACAGCTGA
- a CDS encoding MMPL family transporter produces the protein MSHPQPARDPGTAARRTGTLHATGAWCARHFVIVFVLWLAALAVLQVLHHTWGGDYSDDFSISGTQSQEGLDVLEAHAPSAGGYSSQVVVHDADASLTGLSSQMSTVVDSLQKLPDVLSVQNPLTAQSSTSGPDVGPLSGDGRTAYITVRFSEQPSTLGSGYLDGVDSAVQPLRAAGAEVEYGGSLGELARPAANDRISEAIGFGVAVVVLLIGFGSLVAALLPLVTALVCVVCGLALLGLLAAATTFATVSPTLATMIGLGVGIDYALFLVTRHRQNVMDGTDPVAAAGAATATSGRAVLLSGCTVIIALCGLWVSGIDFIGKLGLAAAVTVVTAVLGALTLVPAVLGLMGRQIDRIHVRKPIAEVETGGEPRTPKAVEPSEPVEPSEPVGPSESVDPRGAADDQERAAHGTWHRYAQRVERRPWWFLATGVVVLAVLAFPLFFIQLGHIGDGADPRSFTDRRAYDLMSSAFGPGSNGPLTLVIDQTKVSQDDRSALESQAKQALAKVPDAALITPLTPTSDGDVLTATAYSVAAPQDARTTGLVNRMKHDVLPDAVSGTAASGYVTGTTAAQVDFLDIVSSRLPLIIAVVVALAFLVILAVFRGLLVAVKAAVLNVLSIAASYGVVVAVFQWGWGGPALGVSGDVPIESYVPMMMFAIVFGLSMDYEIFLLSRIHEAWVATRDPRASVAHALEITARVITCAALIMVSVFAAFIISDNIVVKMLGLGLAASVLIDATVVRLLLVPAVMTLLGRAAWWTPRWLDGILPHLDAEGPENREPHTPAVRHSE, from the coding sequence ATGTCGCATCCGCAGCCCGCACGCGATCCCGGCACCGCCGCGCGGCGGACGGGGACGCTGCACGCGACCGGTGCCTGGTGCGCGCGCCACTTCGTGATCGTCTTCGTGCTGTGGCTGGCCGCGCTCGCCGTGCTCCAGGTCCTGCACCACACCTGGGGCGGCGACTACTCCGACGACTTCTCGATCTCCGGGACCCAGTCGCAGGAGGGCCTCGACGTACTGGAGGCGCACGCCCCCTCGGCCGGCGGCTACAGCAGCCAGGTGGTCGTGCACGACGCCGACGCGTCGCTCACCGGACTGAGCAGCCAGATGTCCACGGTCGTGGACAGCCTCCAGAAGCTGCCCGACGTGCTCTCCGTCCAGAACCCCCTGACCGCCCAGAGCAGTACGAGCGGCCCGGATGTGGGACCGCTCTCCGGCGACGGGAGGACGGCGTACATCACCGTCCGGTTCAGTGAGCAGCCCTCCACCCTGGGGTCGGGGTACCTCGACGGGGTGGACTCGGCGGTGCAGCCGCTGCGGGCGGCGGGCGCCGAGGTGGAGTACGGAGGCTCGCTGGGCGAGCTGGCCCGGCCCGCCGCGAACGACCGCATCAGCGAGGCCATCGGTTTCGGGGTCGCCGTGGTGGTGCTGCTGATCGGCTTCGGCAGCCTCGTGGCCGCCCTGCTGCCGCTCGTCACCGCCCTCGTCTGCGTGGTCTGCGGGCTCGCCCTGCTGGGCCTGCTGGCCGCGGCGACGACCTTCGCGACGGTGTCGCCGACCCTGGCCACGATGATCGGGCTCGGCGTCGGCATCGACTACGCCCTCTTCCTGGTCACCCGGCACCGTCAGAACGTCATGGACGGCACGGACCCGGTGGCCGCTGCCGGGGCGGCCACCGCCACCAGCGGCCGGGCCGTGCTGCTGTCCGGGTGCACGGTGATCATCGCCCTCTGCGGGCTGTGGGTCTCCGGGATCGACTTCATCGGCAAGCTCGGGCTGGCGGCCGCCGTCACCGTCGTCACGGCCGTGCTCGGGGCGCTGACCCTGGTGCCGGCCGTGCTCGGGCTGATGGGGCGGCAGATCGACCGGATCCACGTCCGGAAGCCGATCGCCGAGGTGGAGACCGGCGGGGAGCCCCGTACCCCGAAGGCCGTGGAGCCCTCGGAGCCCGTGGAGCCCTCGGAGCCCGTGGGGCCCTCGGAGTCCGTGGATCCTCGTGGGGCGGCGGACGACCAGGAGCGGGCGGCGCACGGCACGTGGCACCGGTACGCGCAGCGGGTCGAGCGCCGGCCGTGGTGGTTCCTGGCCACCGGGGTGGTCGTGCTGGCCGTCCTCGCCTTCCCGCTCTTCTTCATCCAGCTCGGGCACATCGGGGACGGTGCCGACCCCCGATCCTTCACCGACCGGCGCGCCTACGACCTCATGTCCTCGGCTTTCGGGCCGGGCTCGAACGGCCCGCTGACACTCGTGATCGACCAGACCAAGGTCTCCCAGGACGACCGGTCCGCGCTGGAGAGCCAGGCGAAACAGGCGCTGGCCAAGGTGCCGGACGCGGCCCTCATCACCCCGCTCACCCCCACCTCGGACGGCGACGTCCTCACCGCCACCGCCTACTCCGTCGCCGCACCGCAGGACGCGCGGACCACCGGCCTGGTCAACCGCATGAAGCACGACGTGCTGCCCGACGCGGTGTCCGGGACGGCCGCGAGCGGCTACGTGACCGGCACGACGGCCGCCCAGGTCGACTTCCTGGACATCGTCTCCAGCAGGCTGCCCCTGATCATCGCCGTGGTGGTCGCCCTCGCCTTCCTCGTCATCCTGGCCGTGTTCCGCGGGCTGCTCGTCGCGGTCAAGGCGGCCGTGCTCAACGTGCTGTCGATCGCCGCCTCGTACGGGGTCGTGGTCGCCGTCTTCCAGTGGGGCTGGGGCGGACCCGCGCTCGGGGTCTCGGGAGACGTGCCGATCGAGAGCTACGTACCGATGATGATGTTCGCCATCGTCTTCGGTCTCAGCATGGACTACGAGATCTTCCTCCTGTCCCGGATCCACGAGGCGTGGGTGGCCACCAGGGACCCCAGGGCGAGCGTGGCGCACGCCCTGGAGATCACCGCGCGGGTCATCACCTGCGCCGCCCTGATCATGGTCAGCGTCTTCGCCGCCTTCATCATCAGCGACAACATCGTCGTGAAGATGCTGGGCCTCGGCCTCGCCGCCAGCGTCCTCATCGACGCCACCGTCGTACGGCTGCTGCTGGTGCCCGCCGTCATGACCCTGCTCGGCCGGGCCGCCTGGTGGACGCCGCGATGGCTGGACGGGATCCTGCCGCACCTCGACGCGGAAGGACCGGAGAACCGGGAACCACACACGCCCGCCGTTCGTCACTCAGAGTAG
- a CDS encoding GOLPH3/VPS74 family protein yields the protein MSVTLGEEIMLLSLDDESGAAKDREAAGWAVAGGIVLELALAGRLAVAEGRLEVADRTPTGTGLLDERLGLIDAWAAKKSRAPKVTDWLTKDHGRAVGATIESLRARGLVSEEQRKVLGLFPVRRYPEADGAPERELRERLASVVLRGADPDDRTAGLIALIHAAKLHRLAFPEVPAREVTPRMEKIADGRWAGDEVRTAIRTMQAAMVAVTVLTTVTVIG from the coding sequence ATGTCGGTCACGCTGGGCGAAGAGATCATGCTGCTGTCCCTGGACGACGAGTCCGGGGCGGCCAAGGACCGGGAGGCCGCCGGCTGGGCGGTCGCGGGCGGGATCGTGCTCGAACTCGCCCTGGCGGGACGGCTCGCCGTCGCCGAGGGGCGGCTGGAGGTGGCCGACCGGACGCCCACGGGCACCGGCCTCCTCGACGAGCGGCTCGGCCTGATCGACGCCTGGGCGGCGAAGAAGAGCAGAGCTCCCAAGGTGACGGACTGGCTGACGAAGGACCACGGCAGAGCGGTCGGAGCCACGATCGAGAGCCTCCGCGCCCGAGGGCTCGTGAGCGAGGAGCAGCGCAAGGTGCTGGGCCTCTTCCCGGTGCGCCGCTACCCGGAGGCCGACGGCGCCCCCGAGCGCGAGCTGCGGGAGCGCCTGGCCTCGGTGGTGCTGCGTGGCGCGGATCCGGACGACCGCACGGCCGGTCTCATCGCCCTGATACACGCCGCCAAGCTGCACCGCCTCGCGTTCCCGGAGGTCCCGGCGCGGGAGGTGACGCCGCGCATGGAGAAGATCGCGGACGGCCGGTGGGCGGGCGACGAGGTCCGCACGGCGATCCGCACCATGCAGGCGGCGATGGTGGCGGTCACCGTGCTGACCACGGTGACGGTGATCGGCTGA
- a CDS encoding HelD family protein, translated as MPAHEESSNPLVRERAHLAASRAALRAMREDVQALDIRDVTANWVNAAVLQAQIDDRIKALADLSHTPLFFGRLDYLHVVGAEKAEGAEGERFYIGRRHVHDAHGDPMVIDWRAPVSQPFYQASRNNPLDVDRRRRFGYTGGELTAYEDEHLTDPAETEQTSKLLQAEIERPRVGPMRDIVATIQPEQDEIVRSGLGGSVCVQGGPGTGKTAVGLHRVAYLLYAHRDRLARTGTLVIGPNRSFLHYIEQVLPALGELEVQQATVEDLVTARVEVRGTDEAAAAVIKGDARMAEVLRRAIRSHVTPPAEPVVVVRGSRRWRVPAHEVAHMVDELLARDMRYGAAHEALPQRIAHAVLVRMEEAGEAPDDRVQNAVARNPAVKAAVKAVWPAVEPAKLVLRLLTDADFLAAHAEGILTGDEQKQILMARPARSVKSAKWSAADAVLIDEAADLVARTHSLGHVVIDEAQDLSPMQYRAVGRRCSTGSATVLGDLAQGTTPWSTQSWEQALFHLGKADAVVEELTAGFRVPREVIAYASRLLPAISPGLAPVESVRETPGSLAVREVAADDLDAAVVAACEESLRHEGSIGLIAADARIPALSAALAEAGHSVLSPGEETTAESRLTLVPASLAKGLEYDYVVLDEPAAVVDGEPDERTGLRRLYVALTRAVSGLVVLHAAPLPEQLG; from the coding sequence GTGCCCGCGCACGAAGAGTCAAGCAATCCACTGGTCAGGGAGCGGGCGCACCTCGCCGCGTCCCGTGCCGCGCTGCGCGCCATGCGCGAGGACGTACAGGCGCTCGACATCCGCGATGTCACCGCGAACTGGGTCAACGCCGCCGTTCTGCAGGCTCAGATCGACGACCGCATCAAGGCGCTCGCCGACCTCTCCCACACCCCGCTGTTCTTCGGCCGCCTCGACTACCTCCACGTGGTCGGCGCCGAGAAGGCGGAGGGCGCGGAGGGCGAGCGGTTCTACATCGGGCGGCGCCACGTCCACGACGCCCACGGCGACCCGATGGTCATCGACTGGCGCGCCCCGGTCTCGCAGCCCTTCTACCAGGCCTCCAGGAACAACCCGCTGGACGTCGACCGGCGCCGCCGCTTCGGCTACACCGGGGGCGAGCTGACCGCGTACGAGGACGAGCACCTCACCGACCCCGCGGAGACCGAGCAGACCAGCAAGCTCCTCCAGGCGGAGATCGAACGGCCCCGTGTGGGGCCGATGCGTGACATCGTCGCGACGATCCAGCCCGAGCAGGACGAGATCGTCCGCAGCGGCCTGGGCGGGTCGGTCTGCGTCCAGGGAGGCCCCGGCACCGGGAAGACGGCCGTCGGCCTGCACCGTGTCGCCTACCTCCTGTACGCGCACCGCGACCGCCTCGCCCGCACCGGCACCCTCGTCATCGGCCCGAACCGGTCGTTCCTCCACTACATCGAGCAGGTCCTGCCCGCGCTCGGCGAGCTGGAGGTGCAGCAGGCGACCGTCGAGGACCTGGTGACGGCGCGCGTCGAGGTGCGCGGCACCGACGAGGCGGCCGCGGCGGTGATCAAGGGCGACGCCCGGATGGCGGAGGTCCTGCGGCGGGCGATCCGCTCGCACGTGACGCCCCCGGCCGAGCCGGTCGTGGTGGTGCGCGGCTCCCGCCGCTGGAGGGTCCCGGCCCATGAAGTCGCCCATATGGTCGACGAGTTGCTGGCCCGGGACATGCGGTACGGGGCGGCCCACGAGGCTCTCCCGCAGCGCATCGCGCACGCGGTCCTGGTGCGGATGGAGGAGGCGGGCGAGGCACCGGACGACCGGGTGCAGAACGCGGTGGCGCGCAATCCGGCCGTGAAGGCCGCCGTGAAGGCGGTCTGGCCCGCGGTGGAGCCGGCGAAGCTGGTGCTGCGGCTCCTCACGGACGCGGACTTCCTGGCGGCGCACGCGGAGGGGATCCTCACGGGCGACGAGCAGAAGCAGATCCTGATGGCCAGGCCCGCGCGCAGTGTGAAGTCGGCGAAGTGGTCGGCGGCGGACGCGGTCCTGATCGACGAGGCGGCCGACCTCGTGGCCCGCACCCACTCGCTGGGCCATGTCGTCATCGACGAGGCCCAGGACCTGTCCCCGATGCAGTACCGCGCGGTGGGCCGGCGCTGCTCGACCGGTTCGGCGACGGTGCTCGGCGACCTGGCCCAGGGGACGACCCCGTGGTCGACGCAGAGCTGGGAACAGGCGCTGTTCCACCTCGGCAAGGCGGACGCGGTCGTGGAGGAGCTGACGGCCGGCTTCCGTGTGCCGCGTGAAGTGATCGCGTACGCCTCCCGTCTCCTCCCCGCGATCTCCCCGGGCCTCGCCCCCGTGGAGTCGGTGCGTGAGACGCCGGGCTCGCTGGCGGTGCGCGAGGTCGCGGCGGACGACCTGGACGCCGCGGTGGTCGCGGCGTGCGAGGAGTCGCTGCGCCACGAGGGCTCGATCGGCCTGATCGCCGCCGACGCCCGCATCCCGGCGCTGTCGGCGGCGCTCGCGGAGGCGGGCCACAGCGTCCTCTCCCCCGGTGAGGAGACGACGGCGGAATCCCGGCTGACGCTCGTCCCGGCCTCGCTCGCGAAGGGACTCGAGTACGACTACGTCGTCCTGGACGAGCCCGCGGCCGTGGTCGACGGCGAGCCCGACGAGCGCACCGGCCTGCGCCGTCTGTACGTGGCCCTGACCCGTGCGGTCTCGGGGCTCGTGGTCCTGCACGCGGCCCCGCTGCCGGAGCAGCTGGGGTAG